The proteins below come from a single Priestia megaterium NBRC 15308 = ATCC 14581 genomic window:
- the mobP2 gene encoding MobP2 family relaxase: MLEKTNSSTVVPGVVLKTKFITASHKAFQEYVDYVDREEAKRELGAHEKLFSLYQDYMDNPDKTSSLFTQHSDRLTGEQKEELKKGFEEAQRNNSIMWQDVITFHNPWLEEQGLYDSRTHTVDEKKLIQITRQSMNKMLEREKLDGSAIWSAAIHHNTDNIHIHIATVEPAPTRSRGKRKPKTLDVMKSTVVNQIMDRGENQNRINHLIRKEMVDQKKQNSSFAWRNRELKPLFLMVYNHLPQDKRQWQYSYNTIKPLKPYIDTLSEKYIKKYHQKEYQQLIKNLDKEVKELKKAYGEGTRDKGRYENYKQTKIDDLYKRMGNAFLQEMKAYDRKQQDVKRLLDRKQSGNQTARYKQHVPVHFSLRKIEKAFKSEYESWKNQQHYERMQRETERDRNQQNDYERGY, translated from the coding sequence GTGCTAGAAAAAACAAATAGTTCAACAGTTGTACCAGGCGTTGTATTAAAAACAAAATTCATTACAGCTTCTCATAAAGCCTTTCAAGAGTATGTTGATTATGTTGATCGTGAGGAAGCAAAAAGAGAACTTGGAGCGCATGAGAAATTGTTTTCTCTTTATCAGGATTATATGGATAATCCTGATAAGACTTCTTCTTTATTTACCCAACATTCTGATCGATTGACAGGGGAACAGAAAGAAGAATTAAAAAAAGGTTTTGAGGAAGCACAAAGAAATAACAGTATTATGTGGCAGGATGTCATTACATTTCATAATCCTTGGCTTGAAGAACAGGGTTTATATGACTCACGTACTCATACAGTGGATGAAAAAAAGTTAATACAAATAACAAGACAATCTATGAACAAAATGCTTGAAAGGGAAAAGTTAGATGGTTCAGCTATTTGGTCAGCAGCTATACACCACAACACGGACAACATACATATTCATATTGCAACAGTTGAACCAGCTCCTACACGTAGTCGGGGAAAAAGAAAGCCAAAAACATTGGATGTGATGAAGTCAACCGTTGTTAATCAAATTATGGATCGAGGAGAAAATCAGAATAGAATTAATCATTTAATACGCAAAGAAATGGTTGACCAAAAGAAACAAAATTCTTCTTTTGCATGGCGCAATAGAGAATTAAAACCCTTGTTTTTAATGGTCTATAATCATCTTCCACAAGATAAAAGGCAATGGCAATATAGCTACAATACCATTAAACCATTGAAACCTTATATTGATACATTGAGTGAAAAATACATCAAAAAATATCATCAAAAAGAGTATCAACAATTAATAAAGAACTTAGATAAAGAAGTAAAAGAATTAAAGAAAGCATATGGGGAGGGGACGAGGGATAAAGGACGCTACGAAAATTATAAGCAAACGAAAATAGATGATTTATATAAGCGAATGGGAAATGCTTTTTTGCAAGAAATGAAAGCTTATGATCGAAAGCAGCAAGATGTAAAACGTCTGTTGGATAGAAAGCAATCTGGAAATCAAACAGCGAGATATAAGCAGCATGTACCTGTACATTTTTCACTTCGCAAAATAGAAAAAGCGTTCAAAAGTGAATATGAAAGTTGGAAAAACCAACAGCATTATGAACGAATGCAACGTGAAACAGAACGTGATCGTAACCAACAAAACGACTATGAAAGGGGCTATTAA